The Fragaria vesca subsp. vesca unplaced genomic scaffold, FraVesHawaii_1.0 scf0510313, whole genome shotgun sequence genome segment ATTCTCTCCCAAGTACACATACTTCAAATGTTCCGGAAGAACCTTGAGATCTAATTTTGGAGCTTGGACAATGGAAGGAAGAAACTTGTTAGATGGAAAGAGAATTGGACTAGGGGAGGAGTAGCATACCTCGGCAGCCACCTCAAGGGACTACACGGTTTCAAGCATGGACAGAGGTACGGCATCTTGAGCTAAGGTGATTTTGTTCCCCATGGCATCAAATCCGACTCCTTTTGCCAAGGTGTCTTGAGCTATTGTCTCCACATATTCATCTGCAAGAGCATCCACGACATCAATAGAAAAGGAATCTCGAAAAAGTTCAGGAAGTGGATACCTCATTGCATTAAAAACATTGTAACTAATGATGTCGCCATCTATTTCGAAAGTTAGTTCCCCTGAGTAGACATCAATTTTGGTCCTGGCGGTTCTCATGAATGGTCTTCCCAACAGAATGGGAATTTCTTTATCATCTGCATCCGCCGGTTCCATGTCAATGACATAGAAATCTGCAGGAAATGTTAAACTTGCAACCTGCACTAAAACATCCTTAACATATCCCAGAGGGATCTTGTTGGAGCGGTCAGCCAATCTAATGATAATGTTATCCTTTTTCAATTCACCTAGACCTAAATCCGCATAAAGATAAGAAGGCATAACATTAATCGAAGCACCTAGATCTAACATGATTTTATCAAAACTATGAGTACCAATGGTGCATGGAATCGAAAAACTCCCTGGATCCTTGAGCTTAGGTGGTAGTTTCCTTTGAAAAAC includes the following:
- the LOC101311531 gene encoding uncharacterized protein LOC101311531, with the protein product MIELFKKVEVNMPLLECIQQNPKYAKFLKELCTNKRLPREKDVAVMNETISAVFQRKLPPKLKDPGSFSIPCTIGTHSFDKIMLDLGASINVMPSYLYADLGLGELKKDNIIIRLADRSNKIPLGYVKDVLVQVASLTFPADFYVIDMEPADADDKEIPILLGRPFMRTARTKIDVYSGELTFEIDGDIISYNVFNAMRYPLPELFRDSFSIDVVDALADEYVETIAQDTLAKGVGFDAMGNKITLAQDAVPLSMLETV